The DNA segment TAAAACACATCTTTTGTTATGTAATCACCTAAGAAAAGCAGTATAAATGAAAAGAGAACTTGAGCAAAGGTTTCTGCAGCACCAAATAAACTTGAGGAACCAAGCAACATACATAGTCTTGTTGGGGCATCAGACAACAAAATAACTTAGGCTAAACATACTGGATAGATCAACAGACCATACAGATAATACCACAATGGCTACTGATTCCAACATACTGACATCAAAGCTAGCTAATACATTAATACCTAGGCAGATTAGCATAACAAGCCGGTAAACAGTGATCTGCACAACCAGCTGTAAAAAGATAAGCACAAAAGTCTATCATTATCTGCTACGTTCCCAGGTGCCTCTTAAGGCACACAAAACCCACAGTTGTAGTGTCTTCCTCCCTAACTTGTTAACAAAGGGGTCATTACAGCCTTTCTTCCCTGAACAATTAATGTCAAAGTCCCTGGTAGTAGAACAGAATGGAGCACAAAAGGTCTATCGCTGTGGCTTTTGTAATTGTATGTGATGTGAGTTACAGAAATCTTTGTATGGCCTGAAATTGTTTTGCCATGATAAAAACTGATTCTTCAAGCTCTGGATTGCCTTTTGCTCAGCAGGCTGTACGTCTACAAATGGAAGCTCAAAATCCATCCTCACTGGGCTGCAATTGCAATCAAACAAATTGGATGCGGCTTGCTTTGGTCCAGAATGAGGAACTCCAGCTTTTCCACAAACAAATGTTGTCAAGTTTTCATCCATATGCGCCTTTTTACCCTCCTTTCTAGCAGTCTCATCAAGAGTGAGTCTATCATCAATCTGAGGCTCATAAACAAAATATGGCTTCTTTCTCAACTCTCGCGAAGCATACCATCCACTAAACCTGGTTGCATTGGCATTTGATGTTTTAGGAACACAGGCTTCAAGAGCTTCCCTACAGCGACGGCTTACCGAGCTGGTTTCTCCCTGACAAGTGCTGCTCTCTATAGTACCCTTGTTTCTGTCTTCAATTGCAAGCAGAAGAGGGATTGGGAGTAGTGGACCAACAAGAGCATCTCCAGATATTGCTTCGCTGGTGAGCTTGTTACCTGTGCCTGAAGGTTTTGCCAACAGGAAAGGCCGATGTTCATCATTGTTTCGAGAACGTGCAGGAACTTCTGGATATTCATATATCAGTTTTCCTTTACTGCATGCAAGCATGTCCTTGTATTTGGAGAATGTAACAAGAAGGCTATCTGAAGATAGCCCATTGTTCAGTATGTGCTGACACCCAGTTTCGAAGATGTTCATGGGCACACTAGCATTGCATAGGAGATCCGAAACTGACCGATAACACGGCGGAGAGTTCTCCTTTGCAAATGCTGATACATCTTCACTAATAACAATTTGGTGGGAGCCTTTGTTAACAACATTATGATTCTCCAACGCGCTGAGCAGATTGCCCTCCAGGTATTTTGATAGGTAATGGAACTTCAAAAACTTATATCTGGAAGAGAACTTTTCACCATGAGCAGTAGTGTCTGGAGAAATAATGGATGAAGTAGTACAAGCCGCAGATTGATGATGTGATCCATCACACATGACATGTTCATCAAAATCTCCAGATGCACGGAATCTTTGCATCTCCAACTTCCCCGACGACGTTAACCAGATCAAAGCAAAGCCAGTGAACGATGACGACGATTCGTCCTGCAGCAATGTGTTTGGAAGCACGTGGTAGCCAACGACGGTGTTCCTAGTGATGGGCTCATGATCAGTGAATATCTCTCTCATAAGCCCATTGCTGCAGCTGCAGTGCTGGCCTATCAAAGAAATCCGAGATGGAACATCCCAAGCATACAGGTGATGAGCATTCTGTGAAGAGGAAGAGCCTTGGTCCTTGGGGCCACAGAAGAAGAGATTAAACTCAGTACTCCAGAATGAACCAGCCAGAATGGCGATCCCCGAGCTGGACGCCCACTCATGCTCCTTGGAAGGCCTGAGTTGAGATAGCCGAAACATAGCAAGATGACTTGGGTTATGGAGGCCATGCTGCCATGCCAGCACGGGTGTCAGAGGCTGCCTGACATCAAGCACCAACAGAAGACGCTCCGTCGCCACCGACATGAGAAAATCGTCGAACGGAGCCTTGCAGAATGCAAGATAGTGGCATTCGCTGTTGAGAGGAGGATCAGGGTCGAACAACCCTTGCATCCCAACCCTCGCTAGAACCTTGCAGTGTCCAGGATGATCTGGACCATATCTGAGATCAAGGAGTAGGATGGCCttggtggtggcgacgacggccgtCCACGGTTGCGGCCCGTAGTCGCAGCTTAGGCAGGCGCCACCCtcggtggcagtggcagtggcagtgccAACGCGAAGGACGCTTCCACGGCGTTGGTGGAGATCGAAGCAGCAGAGGTGGGCATTGTCGAGCAGCACAAGGCAGTCGGAGTGCAGATGCTTGCTCCAGCACGCgtgcacgacggcggcgtcgaacgCCTGCTTGGCCGCGGGCACGAGCGCAGGCGGGGAGGTAGAACTAGAAGAAGAAGACTCAACCTTGAACCAATTGACCGAGTAGGTGGTGGCAGCGAGAAGGAATCCGTGGACAAGGGGGGTAGCTGCTGCTGGTGAGTGCGAATGCGGCGGGgggcaggaggaggtggcggcgaggtggtggatgCGGTGGCCGGGGTGCATGAAGCCGTGGGTGAGGGTCTGCACGGCCGAGAGGGGGGCGGCAGTGGAGTGGAGAGTAGCGTAGGAGAGATGGTCGGCATTGTGGCcggaagggaagaagaggaggagagaggtggAGGGAGCGCGGAGGAGGATGGTGGCGAGCaggttggaaggcggcggcggcgggcggaagGTGGTGGAGTCGGAGAGGGAGCTGGAGAGGGAGTGGAGGTCGGGGgtggggaggaaggaggcggtggagctgaGAAAGTAgcggagggcgtcgccggtggACTTGGAGTGCGGGGGATGAAACTGGAAGGCGGGGAAGGGGATATTGGTGTGGAGCGTGGCGGGAGGCGGgaggggggagaagaggaggggtcCATACCCATTCCCATTCCCATTCTCGTTCCGGTTTGCGACGGCGAGGGACGGCGGCGCAAAGACGGAAGAGACGGGGAAGAGGAAGCGCCATTCCTCCGACAGGTTCATGCTGCTCGGAATCGGATCGGAGCCTGCAGGTGGTTGGGTGGGTGAGCACCTGAGCGGAATGTGGGAAGAGCCCTGCCGGCTGTGCTGCGCACTTCCTTCTCACTCATAATCGCTTCTTGGACATCCCGCCTCCTTCACCCACGCTCCCGCGTCTCCTCAGCTTCAAGCCTAGCTGCTACTATCCCCTCTCCTTTGGTAGGGGTTCACATCCAAAAGGCAAAGTCTGCCGTTGCTTCCATCCACACCCTTCGTTATGTGATCAACTGTTACATGGTTAGACCCCTTCCATGACTAACTAGTACCTGCTATTTATAATGATAGAATTTACTCTCCAAAAAGAATatcaagaaaaaaagataagaacTATATGCACGGTGAAGACTACAGCATGGCATCGCCAATCTCCCAGTACACTTATAGACCTCCACGAGCAATGTTGCGACAATGCGCTCCACTGCCGGATCCGACGTTGATGAGCACCTGGCTGTCAGCACCCTGATTTGCCGCTCTCTTCATGATAGTAGTAACAACGAAGTATTTATCAGCTCACCTATATAACAAATAATATAGATGCCAATATGCGTATATATGAATCTTTATGTGTAAACGGCTAGAGTAGTAGCAACAGAGGATCAATATTAGTTGATATCAATCCAATGACTCAGACAAATTAAACCAAGTAGTTTATATATATCCACTGATCGTAAAGATAATAGGCAAAAATATACTTACAGAAACGACACTTAGACCAACCCCAACCAAGATCCACATTAAGGTCTtgactatagatggccataaggcccgaggcccgatggcccggcccaagcacagcATGACACGACTGTTGTCTGGCTCGTGCCGGCCTGGCCCGAtagttgggccgtgcctgggccgatgTCTTAGCACAATGGGCCGACCTAGAACGACAAGGTCAATGgaaaatagttgagggaccccaaataaacttaataaaccATATAAGACACGGCCCGAAGAGTAAAGGAACACAAAATATACTTGTTACAGCCATTTAATATAAGACAACCCAAAGAGATtagggaggaaaaatagacttattctatgAAGAAGTACGATAAGCTATCGTTCCTTCGGGCAGGCCCAAGATTTGTTAAGTCATGCTTGAGCTGTGTGTGTAGCCCGTGGGCAAGTCCAGCCCGGCCTAGCTTgttggtcgggccgtgccggcccgattgACCTCAGCCCAGGCCCGATCATGCCTGGGCCATGCCAGGCCAGGCAGCCCATTTGATCATCCATAGTCTTGACCGGCGAAGATGTTTCACTTGATCCACCACGTGTCTGATCAGCCTCCTAACCGTAGACGTAGAAAAACAATGGGAGCACCATCGGTCGTGGCGGCGAAGTATTTGCAACCTCGATGACAAACCAATAAAAATCCAATCGATCTCCCCTCTATGGCTTCGGCTGTCTAGCAATATATGGCACATATATAGGCCCAGGCGCCCAGCCAACCGGACTCTGAATAATACTGCAGGCATGCAAGCCGAGCCTATATGGGAAAAAAACACCTTTAAATCCTAaccttaaaaataataaaataataacaaaattGCCCGTTCGCTGCAACGAGTAAAAGCGTTTTTTCAATGGTATCAACAGGTATGAGGAGTTTAGTAATAAGTTGAAACATTAATATCGCTACATACATTATAATCGAAAAGGTTAATGAAAATTCTTCCTTGGTTTGGGCCGAAAGCCGActcctttcttccttttcaAATTCAGCCAAGTCCGCTACCTCCATTAGCTCGCCTACCTCTCTTCGGTCCAGCCCATAGAGCCGTAGGACCAGCGTCCAGCCCATAAGTGGAGCCGTAGGACCAGCATCCTCAATCTCGCCTACCTTACTTCGGTCCAGCGGAGCCGTACGATCAGTATCCTCAACCTTCGGAAGACAGTCCTGTCCCGTGCACGTACTATGTTGGAGACTATCCTCTCCACCAAATCCGGTAAACTACTAGGCAAAGCTCGCCGGCCAGCCATCATCAAAATCAATTAAATCCGGCGAATTAGAGCCACATTGATTGAAAGAGTAAATCATGATGAAAATGACGAGGGAAGAGTCGGGAATTGGTTTTTCAATCAGTTGAAAGAGGAAACATACTGGGAGGCATATTGATGTGGCGGGCAGTGCTAGAGTTCAGCCCAGCAGGGTTGGAGGCGTGCTGTGTGTGTGGGATCAGACGGGGCTAGAGGAGACGGATGAAAAAAACTGGAATACTTacctattttttaagtaggcATAGATAGATTTGTAAGGACTCGAATAGGATCTCTTGTGTATAAGTGCTAGTCCAGGATCAAACTAGCACACACAGACACAAAGATAATATTACAACCAACATCACGAAGGAAACCTAATATTTAGTATTAATAATTACTATGATAATCCTTATGGCTAAAGTTTACATTTATTCTGCCACGAAGGGCCTAaggaaaatattaaaatagtaGCAGAAATAAGATAAACGTGTAGTAGTTCGATTCAACTCACCACAGGCAGTCAACTGGGACACACGACATATTCCTCGTCTTCAGCAGCAAACTCCTTAGGAAATAGTGGAAACCTTTCTTCTGGAATTGGGGgaattgcaaggtgagtacatggaatactcagCAATTACACGTTAATATTCACATGCAAGGCTGACGAAGAAGGCGATAGCTATTTTGCATAATAGAGCAATTTGCAGTTATAAACAATTTATAAACAAAGATTTGAACAACATTTATAAATAACGGGTGTTACCAACCATCCATCCACACAGGACCTCATAGCTATATTCATTAACCTGCACACAGCTCATTCCCATATTTCACAAACTACCCCTCATGAGATATCACCGAGCATGTCCATGACCGCagacgcggctattcgaatagattagtTTAACACTCTACAGAGGTTGTACACCTGGACCCACAACATATATCGTCCTTTTAACGGCCATGCGTAAATTTCATACTTCAGGTTGTGTGCGGCCAAGGAGTCTATAATGAGGCTTTTTAGAAACTCCGTCCCAACGATACCTTCCCCCATGAGACACATTTCCCTCACACAGACAAGAAAGTATCCCTGGCTAACATAAACTCCTATCATCTAGCCACCTGGGCCGACAGTGCCAAGACTCGGAATCATACTAGGCCTGGTTCTTCCCATGAGATCATATGGTTGCACGTTAGGCTCAGATCAATTAATGGCTTATGAAGTCAAGTCTTTAATTGACCAAGGCAACTTACCAAACTACAAAAGCACACAGCTCAACAGTAGACTGACAGAGAGACTGTACCCAACAACGATCACACATGTACATGACCACCTAACCAGGTTCACATAGAACCACCCATCACCCCGGTCGAAAATGTTCTATCCGCCCATTGTTTACTACACGGTGCAACACATGCTACCGGAAAGATAGCACACATCCAAACagttcatataaaattgattatAAGTATATGATTAATCAAAATTGTATTTTGCTTGTAAAACAACCTTAAACGGGGCTAAGCATAACTACTCTACCTTGAGTTGAGCCCAATGTTCAACTCACAAAGACTAGGGCGACAAGGTATCATGGACAATCAATAATTATCAAAGGTAGGATAATAATAACAATTTCGTCATGCTACCCATCAATAGTTTATAAATAAAGTAATGCATgtattcaaaacaaaacattttaCAAATGGGCTCCATATGTTCAAAGAGTGCACTTGCCTTGATCCCAGTACTGTCCTTGCATAGCGTCTTCTAAAACGAACTGCTCTTTTGCTTCAACATCTACATGGTCGCAAACG comes from the Oryza glaberrima chromosome 9, OglaRS2, whole genome shotgun sequence genome and includes:
- the LOC127785130 gene encoding uncharacterized protein LOC127785130 encodes the protein MNLSEEWRFLFPVSSVFAPPSLAVANRNENGNGNGYGPLLFSPLPPPATLHTNIPFPAFQFHPPHSKSTGDALRYFLSSTASFLPTPDLHSLSSSLSDSTTFRPPPPPSNLLATILLRAPSTSLLLFFPSGHNADHLSYATLHSTAAPLSAVQTLTHGFMHPGHRIHHLAATSSCPPPHSHSPAAATPLVHGFLLAATTYSVNWFKVESSSSSSTSPPALVPAAKQAFDAAVVHACWSKHLHSDCLVLLDNAHLCCFDLHQRRGSVLRVGTATATATEGGACLSCDYGPQPWTAVVATTKAILLLDLRYGPDHPGHCKVLARVGMQGLFDPDPPLNSECHYLAFCKAPFDDFLMSVATERLLLVLDVRQPLTPVLAWQHGLHNPSHLAMFRLSQLRPSKEHEWASSSGIAILAGSFWSTEFNLFFCGPKDQGSSSSQNAHHLYAWDVPSRISLIGQHCSCSNGLMREIFTDHEPITRNTVVGYHVLPNTLLQDESSSSFTGFALIWLTSSGKLEMQRFRASGDFDEHVMCDGSHHQSAACTTSSIISPDTTAHGEKFSSRYKFLKFHYLSKYLEGNLLSALENHNVVNKGSHQIVISEDVSAFAKENSPPCYRSVSDLLCNASVPMNIFETGCQHILNNGLSSDSLLVTFSKYKDMLACSKGKLIYEYPEVPARSRNNDEHRPFLLAKPSGTGNKLTSEAISGDALVGPLLPIPLLLAIEDRNKGTIESSTCQGETSSVSRRCREALEACVPKTSNANATRFSGWYASRELRKKPYFVYEPQIDDRLTLDETARKEGKKAHMDENLTTFVCGKAGVPHSGPKQAASNLFDCNCSPVRMDFELPFVDVQPAEQKAIQSLKNQFLSWQNNFRPYKDFCNSHHIQLQKPQR